ATACATCACCCCAGAGAGTCTGAAATTACAAACTCCCGTAGGTAAAAAGTTATTCCATGCGCTGCAAGATTACGGAGCATATATAGTAGATGATTCTGCCTGGGATGCCCATTACATCGCTGCGGAGGCAGGTGTGCTTGAAGAATTTCGCACTAAGTATGGTTATGACATGGAGGGGGCAAGTGGCGATTTTTACGACGACTATATGAAACTCTTCCAAGCCTTAAATATTATCGAGAATAATAGTCCAGATAATATCGGTGGAGGTGGAACAAGACGCGCTCCCCTTGCTCCAGCCTTGAGTTAGCTAAATACTCAACTAAGCCAAAATTGCTGGATAGGGTTCAGGGAGTAATGAGTAATGAGTCAAGGAGTATAAGAGGATTTATTTACCAGCCTATCCTTTGATGTATAGCTAAGGGTTGGAAAGCCAGCGTTTGGTAGATAAAATTTGTACTTGGCTTATCTTTTTCCAAAGACTTGACGAATTACCCAGATACCAAAAATGGGCATGGCGATGAGTTGGGTAAAGAGTACAGCGATCGCCACCCACAAAATTCCTCCCTGAACGGCAACTAACAAAGAAGCAGCAAAAAATACTGTAAATATTAGGTTCCAATACAAATCGACTTGGGTTTTATCTACTGCTTGGAGTAATTGAGACGTTGCCCGCGACAAAGACAGGGGAATTGCAGACAGGCAAATTAAGATTAATATGGGAATTCCTGGTACCCATTTTTGTCCAAACACGATAGGTACATAGAAGGGAGCTAAGGTAATTTGTAATGCCACCAAGGGCACAACAATCAAACCAATAGTTTTCAGACTCCGGAAAAACTGTGTTTGCAGTTCTTTTTTATCATTGCGAGCCGCACAAAGATGGGGAAACAAGGCAGAGGTGAAAGCATTGATTACACTTTGGCTAATTCCTAAACCTGCATTGAAGGCAAAGAAATACATCCCCAATGCTTCCAAACCTAAAAATGGTCCGATAATCATGTAGTCGAGGTACATTCTTACCCGGCTCAATAGGTCAACACCTAATAATTTACTGCCAAAAGACGCAATTTGCTGCCAATTATCCAGGGTAAATCGATTTGGTGGTCGCCAGGAGTGATTGAGTAAAATAATTACTACCCAAGGAATATAACTGCATATCATTGAGAGGACAACAGCCCATACACCAAACCCCCGCCAAGCTAAAATCACAGTCATTAAGTTAGTGACGATTGATTGTACCGCGTTGGCGATCGCTGTAATTTTTAAGCTATTTTCCCTTTCAATTAATGTCGATTGCACCGTATAAATGGGCATCATCAGATAAATTAAGCCCACAGCACAAATTGGCAAAATTAAACCATTATTTTTATAAAAAAATGCCAGGGGATAGGCAACTAAACACTGAAAAATAAATAAGGAAATGCCTAATATCCAATTCAGCCAATAGGAGGTATCACAAACTACTTTTAAGTCTTTTTCTTCCGCATGAATGATTTTTGCGCCAATTCCCGCACGAATGGTTAAAACATTACCAATATCAAAAATAGTATAAATAATGGAGATCACACCATAATCGTAGGCGTTGAGAAAACGAGCTAGGGTGACAGTTGTTGCGAGACGAAATATCCGGTTAACTATTTCTGCAACTCCCAACCATCCTACATTACGTAGAAAACGGTCGGATGATAGATGCTTGAGTTTATTGATTACCATGTTGTTGGGTTAAAGACTCGCAAGAAAGGGAACTTCATGTCATTTGTTTTTTAATTTCTTTCTCGGTAGCAGATTAGACCTAATGTAAAAATAGATGTTAGCTGAGGGCTGGGAATAGTAAAGGGTTAAAAGTTAAGGATTAAAACATTTTCCCTAGCAATCAGTCTACGGAGTAGATAATTGTGATATTGATGTAAATCCTTGCTAGTGATTTTACATATATCTATCTACAAACCATCTGATACGAGCTTTGAAAGTTAACCTTATAGTCAATGTAGGATATGTGACATTTCCCACGACCGTTGCCAGTCTACAGAGTTCCACGCTCCCTCCATCATGACTTTTTCTCCCCAGTAAAACCTATGAGGAGAAAACTTCCACTTTGATTGATGTTAGTAGATTTACGGTAAAAATGAAATGCCTGCTTTGAACTTCAATAACCCTTCACAATAACTTGAAAATTGGTGCAGGGAAAAGGGTGAAAGGGGAAGGAGGGAAAACTAGATTTTGATGCTGGGCTAGAGGATTTTCCTGGGAATGGATACTTGACATAGTCCTTCTGCATCAAGGGTGGAGTATCAAAAATTATCTTCTCAACGAGAAACGCGATTTCTATCTATACCCACAAGCTTCATCTTGACTTCATACCGTGGCACTATGTCTGAAATAGTATCAGTTATTTCACTCTTATTTTCCAGATTATTGTATTAAATTTATCCTATTTCCTTCCAGTTATCACGACGAGCGTTTAAAACAGCTTTCCCCTTTTCCCCATCTGCAATTTAGCTTTGTGAATGAGTTCAAACTAAACTTTTGCTAAAGTCACATTCTCTGCCTGATCCTGATATTTACCCTGCCTAGTTTCATAGCTAATAGCACAAGGTTCTCCCTCTAGGAATAATAGCTGCACAACTCCTTCGCGGGCGTAGATACGACAATCAGCACTGGAAGAATTGGAAAATTCTAAGGTCAAATGACCTCGCCATGCAGCTTCAGCAGGTGTCAAATTTGCTATTATTCCGCAGCGCGCATATGTAGATTTACCTATACAAATCACTGTAATATTTTCCGGAACTGACAACTTTTCTAGGGCGACACCTAAGCCATAGGAATGGGCAGGCAAGATAAAATAGTCACCATTCGCATCAGTATGTAACTCTGTGGGTTCCAGATTTTGGGGGTTGAAGTTTTTGGGATCAATTACAGTTCCGGGAACGTGCCGAAAAATGCGAAATTCCACGGGAGATAGGCGAATATCATAACCGTAGGAAGATAAACCGTAGCTGATAACGCGACGTAGTTGTGGACTTACGTTATCCTTGAGAGAAGTCGCAGGGTCAGTGTTTATTTCTCGGATTAAACTTG
The Calothrix sp. 336/3 DNA segment above includes these coding regions:
- a CDS encoding lipopolysaccharide biosynthesis protein, which produces MVINKLKHLSSDRFLRNVGWLGVAEIVNRIFRLATTVTLARFLNAYDYGVISIIYTIFDIGNVLTIRAGIGAKIIHAEEKDLKVVCDTSYWLNWILGISLFIFQCLVAYPLAFFYKNNGLILPICAVGLIYLMMPIYTVQSTLIERENSLKITAIANAVQSIVTNLMTVILAWRGFGVWAVVLSMICSYIPWVVIILLNHSWRPPNRFTLDNWQQIASFGSKLLGVDLLSRVRMYLDYMIIGPFLGLEALGMYFFAFNAGLGISQSVINAFTSALFPHLCAARNDKKELQTQFFRSLKTIGLIVVPLVALQITLAPFYVPIVFGQKWVPGIPILILICLSAIPLSLSRATSQLLQAVDKTQVDLYWNLIFTVFFAASLLVAVQGGILWVAIAVLFTQLIAMPIFGIWVIRQVFGKR
- the dcd gene encoding dCTP deaminase, giving the protein MAAKGMIYPFEPSLIREINTDPATSLKDNVSPQLRRVISYGLSSYGYDIRLSPVEFRIFRHVPGTVIDPKNFNPQNLEPTELHTDANGDYFILPAHSYGLGVALEKLSVPENITVICIGKSTYARCGIIANLTPAEAAWRGHLTLEFSNSSSADCRIYAREGVVQLLFLEGEPCAISYETRQGKYQDQAENVTLAKV